The following nucleotide sequence is from Fructobacillus americanaquae.
GGATAATCACGGTTCAAGTAACGGAACTATTAATCCATTGGCCAACTTACTTGCGTGAAGGTCAAAACTGGATTAAAGAGACTTTTGAAGGGCAACAGTATGATCAGTTACGCAATATTCTAGTCACGTCGAATGACCAAATTAACCGCACAGCAATTGCTTGGGTGCAAGCACACATGGCTGCTAGCATTTCTGGTGTTGGCTACTTTGCTGCTCGCTTAAGCGAAGTTGGTGTTGTTTTGGTTTCAACACCTTTCATTTTGTATTATTTGCTAGTGGGCGGTGCTCATTTACCAGAATTTATCATCGATAAGTTACCGCCCAAAGTTCGATCATCAACGAAAAATCTTTTGGCAGAATTATCAGAACAGATTGCAAAGTATATTCGGGGGCAATTGGGAGTAGCGTTGTCCGTAATGATTATGTTTGCCGTTGGTTATACACTGATCGGCTTGCCTTCTGGAATCTTGTTGGCCATCTTGGCTGGTGTCTTGAATCTGATCCCTTACTTAGGCTCCTTCTTGGCCCAGATACCTGTGTTTGCGGTTGCTTTTGTCACCGGTGGGGTGAAGATGGCCGTTTTGGCAGCGATTGTCTTGGCGATTGAGCAGCCACTAGAAGGCCATGTCATTACGCCGAAAATTTTGGGGGATGCCTTGGATATCCATCCGGTGACGGTGATTGTTGTATTATTGGCTTCTGGTCAAATTTTTGGTCTGCTGGGCTTTATTCTGGCGGTCCCTGGCTACGCCGTCTTAAAGGTTTTGGTTGTCCATCTTTATACCTGGTGGCGGACAAACTCAAAATTATTTAAGGAAGAATTGGATAAAGAATTGGGAGAAACGAAATGACGAATCACGTTGTTTTATTTGAGCCGGTCATGCCGGCAAATACGGGAAATATCGCTCGAACAACTGCTGGTACGAATGCTGTCTTGCATTTAATCGAACCCCTAGGTTTTGATATTTCAGATAAAGCGGTTAAGCGAGCTGGTTTGGACTATTGGGACCATGTTGATTTGGTCAAGCACGACTCCTTACCTGATTTTTTGGCTACCTTGAAACCAACTGATCACCTATACCTGGTTTCAAAATTTGCTAATCAGGACTATACGGATCCGGACTACACATTAGACGATGGTGATCATTACTTCCTTTTTGGTAAGGAAACAACCGGGTTGCCTGAAGTCTTTATGCGTCAAAATCCAGAAAAGGCAATTCGGATTCCACAAAATGACGAACATATTCGTTCTTTGAATTTGTCGAACACAGTTGCGATTGTGGTCTATGAGGCCTTGCGCCAGCAAGATTTTGCGAACTTAGATAAGATTCATACCTACGAACAAGATAAATTAAAATAAATTTCTAAAAAAGGGTTGCGATTTAGAGATATGGTTGCTATAATAATATAGTTGTTTGATAGAGATATCAAACAACTGACCATGGCTCGTTGGTCAAGTGGCTAAGACGCTGCCCTTTCACGGCGGAATCGAGAGTTCGATTCTCTCACGAGCTACTAAACGTCATCTAGTGCAAGACTGCACTAGATGGCTTTTTTGTTTGAATAAGGTTTTATATCAACGTTTGTAGCGTGTATAGAAGTATATAAAAATCTATGGTTTTCTAAACAAAATTCGCAAAAATTTGCAGATAAGGGTACTTTTTGCCAAATTTGCAGAGGATTCGCAGTAAAAAACTTTCAAGAAATTCCATCGATTGATTGACTTCGCTATCTTTCAATTCGTCAATCATGTGGGCATAAATTTTAAGCGTTGTTTTAATATCTTTGTGACCAAGTCGTTTCGAAATTTACTGGATAATATTGTGATTCATTAAGAGCATACTAGCATGCGTGTGGCGCAACCCGTGGAAAATAATATCATTAACGTTCAATTCATTGATCAACTTATCTAAATGTTTAGTAGCCGTTGCAATCGATAGCGGATAACCATCTTTCTGTAAGACAAAGAAATGGTTATTGATGGTGTTTGATTTTTTAACCTGCCCCAAAAAAGCTGCCCTCCTCTTCGTAATTCAAAGAGGGGAGCAGCTTCTTGCATATATAAGAAAGGACACTAATAATTGGCGAAAAATTTAGTTTGTAATGAAAATTAGCCTTGGTTGTTCTTCAAGCGCTTATCGGCAGGCTTTACCTCTGGCACACCACCCATGGCTTCAGGATGTTCTTGGTAGGCGAACTTGTGTCCATCCTTGGCTACCTGGCCTTCAAAGGCCTTTGATCCAGTACCGTCGGAGAAGCTCATGATGGTGTGGGCGAATTC
It contains:
- a CDS encoding AI-2E family transporter gives rise to the protein MPKENGKKSIGLTSVKGLKTLTAVVLVLLIIWLAYQVRFIFGPIESLVAAVGAPILIAGVFYYLLNPLVTKLETKLGWKRKHIVLVVIVLFLLIMVAAIAFLARIITVQVTELLIHWPTYLREGQNWIKETFEGQQYDQLRNILVTSNDQINRTAIAWVQAHMAASISGVGYFAARLSEVGVVLVSTPFILYYLLVGGAHLPEFIIDKLPPKVRSSTKNLLAELSEQIAKYIRGQLGVALSVMIMFAVGYTLIGLPSGILLAILAGVLNLIPYLGSFLAQIPVFAVAFVTGGVKMAVLAAIVLAIEQPLEGHVITPKILGDALDIHPVTVIVVLLASGQIFGLLGFILAVPGYAVLKVLVVHLYTWWRTNSKLFKEELDKELGETK
- a CDS encoding tRNA (cytidine(34)-2'-O)-methyltransferase yields the protein MTNHVVLFEPVMPANTGNIARTTAGTNAVLHLIEPLGFDISDKAVKRAGLDYWDHVDLVKHDSLPDFLATLKPTDHLYLVSKFANQDYTDPDYTLDDGDHYFLFGKETTGLPEVFMRQNPEKAIRIPQNDEHIRSLNLSNTVAIVVYEALRQQDFANLDKIHTYEQDKLK